The Pirellulales bacterium region ATGTCCGCAAGCCACGGCCTGTCCCGCGCCACGAATCGATAGCCGAAATCTCGAACGACGATCGCCGACGACTGAGGGCTACCGGATTCCGTCACGGCGCGGCTCTCCGCAGGCGCAGGCCGACGAGCGCGCCAATCGAGGCGCCGATGCCACCGAAGATGAAGCCCGTGATGAGCGAGACAGCGATCTTGTACCAGGCGTCGAAATATAATCGCAGCAATACTTCGAAGAGGGCATATTGCGTGTACAGCGACAGTCCGTTGGCCGCGCCGATGGCCAGCCCCACGCGCGCGCTAAACCAGAGACGCGCCGCGCGCGACGTCCGTGGGTCCTCGGCCTTACCAACCGTCAGACCCAGCGCGGCGGCCAGTCCTTCGTGCAGAACGATGCTGACCGTCAAGAAAAGCAGGGCCGTCAGTCCGACCTGGCCGCTGGCCAAGACATTCAAACTGAACAGCGTCGAGAGCGCAAGCGCCAGTGCCCCCGGCCGTGGCAACAGAGCGACCAGCACGCCCAGGAACAGGCAACTGAGCCCTTTGCTACCAACGCCATCGACAAAGACGTACATCGGCCCGAGGATGGCGCCGGCGACCGACCCTAACACGCGAGCGGCGTACGAAACGGTGAATTGCAGGGCAGCGATCGAGGCAATAGTTGCCAGGCCGGCGTTACCTAATCGTGCGACGATGCCCTTCCAGAAAATCACCAACGATCCCAATCCGGCGGCTGTTACACCGAGCGATGAAAGAACCAAGGGGACCGCGGTTCGGTCTTCGCCACCCGCCTCAAGGGCCAGCGACCGGCAGATGACCGGAAGGGTGAACAGCAGGCCGAGCGCTCCCCATCCAAGCACCGGGGCCACGGCTTGGAGAATCGGTCGCGGTTGGTTGGGTTCTAGCGAGACGGACATGGCAGGGAACCACTTCCGAGACCATTGTCAGATGATGTGGTGCGAATCTGTGGCCGCGCGTCTGACACCTGGAAGCCGCACTTTTCACATTCCGGGCTTGAGGCCGGCTTACAGGAAGGGACGGCGGCGTTTTTCGACCTGGCAGAACCCGCGATTCCACAAACCGGCTCGCCGCCAGTATTGAGCGCCTAAATGTTAGTATTGAAAGTTTTTCGATCCGCAACCCCTGCCGGGGCCATGGCCTCGTGATATAAAGAGAAATCTGTATTGGGTGCTGATTTTCTGTGCGCGACCCCGTGGTGCTTTTTCGGTTGCGGGTTGCCAGCTTACTCCTCTCTCGATCTTTGCTCCAGTAGGAATCCATCGCCATGCCCGAGGCGTCGAATATCAAATTGTCGATGGCCGAGCCGGATATCGCCGTGCTCACCTTCGATGCGGCTGACAAGGGAGCGAACGTTCTCTCCCGCCCCGTCCTGGAAGAGTTGGAACGGCATCTGAACGAGCTGGAAAAGAAGAAGGATCTGAAGGGCCTGATTCTCGATTCGGCCAAGCCGGGAATCTTCATCTTCGGCGCCGACGTCCGCGAATTCGTGGCGGCCAAGAACATTACGCGCGACCAAAAGATCGAGCTATCGACCCGCGGCCGTAAGCTGTTCCAGCGGCTGTCGCACTTCCCGTGTGTGACCGTGGCGGCGATTGACGGCGGCTGTTTTGGCGGCGGCGCCGAATTGTCGATGTGGTGCGACCGGCGGATTCTGTCGAACAGCCCCAAGGCCCAGATGGGCTTTCCGGAAGTGAAGCTGGGCATCTACCCGGGCTGGGGTGGTACGGCTCGCGCGCCGCGCTTGATCGGCCTGTCGAATGCCGTGGAAATGGTCTCCAGCGGCGAAAACATCGACGCCAAGACCGCCTTTCAGATGGGGCTGGTTTCGGACGTCGTGCCGAGCGAGAAGTTGCGTGAGGCCGCCATCAAGCTCATTCGCGCCGAGAACCAGTCGCAAAAGTATCTCGACGATCGCAAGCGTTGGGACGGCCCGCTGCCGATGGACGAGACCGAGCTCATGTTCCTCGGCGTCACGGCCAACGCCTACATCCAGCAGCAGACCAAGGGGCAATACCCGGCCCCGATCGCGGCCTTGGAAGTGATGATCGGCTCGGCCGGCGGCGACATCGAAGCGGCCAGCCAGGCCGAAGCCGAGGGCTTCGCCGATCTGTTCGGCTCGCCCATCAATCGCTCCTTGCTGAACATCTTCTTCCTGACGGATCGCAACAAGAAAGAAACGGGTGTCTCGAACCCGAACGTCAAACCGAAACAGATCAAGTCGGTCGGCGTTTTTGGTGCGGGCATCATGGGGGCCGGCATTGCCGCCGCGTCCTTGAAACGCGACATGGCCATCACGATCACCGACGCCATCGCCCCGGCCTTGGCCGGCGGTGTGCAGAAGGTGCTGGAAGAAGTGTCGTTCAGCAAGGCCACGCGCGGGCCTGACGCGCAGAAGATGGTCAAGTACGCCCCGCTGGTCAATGCCACGACGACCGACAGCGAGTTCGGCGCATCCGACCTGGTGATCGAAGCGATCATCGAAAAGCCCGAGGCCAAGCAGGAACTGTACGCCCGGATCGAGCCGAAGTTGAAGGACGGGGCGATCCTGGCCTCGAACACGTCGGCCATTTCGATTACGCGCTTGGCCGAGAAGCTCAAGCATCCCGAGCGGTTCTGCGGCATCCACTTCTTCAATCCCGTCCGGCAGATGCCGCTGGTCGAGGTGATCCGCGGCGCAAAGACGAACGATGAAACGATCGCCACCGCCGTGGCCTATGCCAAGAGCATCGGCAAGTCGCCGATCGTCGTGAACGACGGTCCCGGCTTCCTCGTCAATCGGTTGCTGTTGCCGTACATGACCGAGGCGCTGGAGCTGTTGCGTGAAGGAGTTGAAATCAAGGCCGTCGAAAAGGCGGCCAAGGCCTTCGGCATGCCGATGGGGCCGATCACGCTCTACGACGTCGTGGGGCTCGACACCTGCTATCACGCCGGCAAGGTGATGCACGAGGCGTTCCCGACCCGCGTCGTCGAATCGCCGATTCTCGACGCCATGGTCAAGGCGGGCCGCATCGGTCAGAAGGCGGGCGTTGGCTTCTTCGCCTATCAAGGCAAGAAAGGCCACGGCACGCCCGACCCGACCCTGGCGGATGTCATCGGCCCACACGTCGGCAAGCCGCAAAAGCTCTCGGACGAGCAGATCATTCATCGCTTGTTCCTGCCCATGATCCTCGAAGCGACGCGCATCCTGGCCGAGAAGAAGGTGGCCGCTCCGCAGGACGTGGACCTGGGGCTGATCTTCGGCACCGGCTTCCCGCCGTTCAAAGGCGGCCTGCTGTTCTGGGCCGATACGATTGGCTTGCCGAAAATCGTCGAGCTGCTGAAGCCGTACGCCAGCCTGGGCGAACGCTACCAGCCGACGCCGATGCTTACCGAGCTGGCGGCCGCAGGTAAAGGCTTCTACGACCTGCCGTCCTAGGCCGGACGGTTCCGGTTCAAGTGCGTGAACAGTGATCCGAGAATCATTGACCTGAAAATCTACGAGGCTAGCTAAAACGCGTCGCAGACGTCGCACCGATTTCTGCCGCGGTGCCATAGGAAATAAGAATCATGAAACAAGCTGTTGTAGTTGATTGCGTTCGCACGCCGATTGGCCGCGCTCACAAAGAAAAGGGGGTCTTTCGCGAGATCCGCTCCGACGACCTGGCGGCCACGGTCGTCAAAGCCCTGGTCGAGCGCACTGGCATCGATCCCAACGAGATCGAAGACGTCGTGATGGGCAACACGCAGCAGCAGGGGGAGCAAGGCATGGACGTCGCCCGCGTCGTCGGCCTGCTGGCCGGCTTGCCCCTGGCCACCGGTGGCACCACCGTCAACCGTCTCTGCGGCTCGGCCTTGCAGGCGATCAATCAGGCTTCGCACGCCATCGTCGCCGGCAGCGAAGACGTGCAGATCGTCGGCGGTCTGGAGCACATGCACCACATCCCCATGGACAAGGACATCGACCTGAATCCCAAGCTGTTCACGCGCACCAGCAAGGGCGCGATGATGATGGGCTTCACGGCCGAATTCCTGGCCCAGAGCCAGGGCATCTCGCGCGAAGAGCAAGACGCGTTCGCGCTGCGCAGCCATCAATTGGCCGCCAAGGCGCACGCCAACGGCGAGTTCCGCCGCGAGATCATTCCCGTGTGGGGACGTGACGAGGCGGGCAATCGCCAGTTGGTCGAAGTCGATCAATGCGTCCGGCCCGATGCGACCGCCGAATCGCTGGCGGCGCTCAAGCCCGCCTTCATGCCCGGCATGGGCACCGTCACCGCCGGCAACAGCTCGCCCTTGAACGACGGCGCCGCGGCGCTGTTGATCATGTCGGACGAAAAGGCCAAGGCCTTGGGCTTCAAGCCGCTGGTGAAGATCGTCGCCACGGCGATCGTCGGCGTTGACCCCTGCGTGATGGGCACCGGCCCGGTGCCGGCCACGAAAAAGGCGCTCAAGCGTGCCGGTATGAAGCTGTCGGATATCGACCTCGTGGAGCTGAACGAAGCTTTCGCTTCGCAGGCGCTGTCGTGCATTCGCTCGCTCGGGTTGGATCAAGATAAGGTCAACGTCCGCGGCGGTGCCATCGCCATCGGGCATCCCCTGGGCGCCAGCGGGGCACGCATCACTACCACGCTGATTCGCAACATGATCGACCGCAACGTCAATCTCGGCCTGGCCACGATGTGCATCGGCGCCGGCCAGGGCATCGCTACCATTTTCGAACGAGTCTGAAACAGGTTTTTCATGAGTATCGACGCCGCCCCGACCATCGTTGCTTTGTGGGCCGACAGGGCCAAGGCCAGTACCGACAAGACCGCCATGCTGGTTAAACGTGACGGCAAATACGAGCCGGTCACGTGGCAAGAGATTCGCAAGGACGTCAATCGCACGGCCGCGGCGCTTGTGAATCTCGGCGTCGAACATGGTGATCGCGTCGTCCTCGTGTCGCGCAATCGGTACGAGTGGATCGTGTGCGATCTCGCCATCCTGGTCGCCGGCGGCACGCACGTGCCGGTCCACGCTTCGCTCGCCGGGCCGCAGATCGCTTACCAGATCGTGGATAGCGGCGCCAAGGTGGTCATCATTTCGGGCCCCGACCAGGCTGAAAAGCTGGCCGACCAGGCCTCGAAATTCGCCAAGACGACGAAATTCGTCGCGCTCGATCCCTGCCCCAAGCCGATCGGCCCGTTCGCCGTCACCTTGCTCTCGGATCTGACCGCCAAGGTCGATGACGCGACCGCCGCAAAAGTCGAAGCCCGCGGGCTGGAAATCGTCAAGCCGGATGACCTGGCCACGATTTTGTACACCTCGGGCACGACGGGGGACCCCAAGGGCGTGATGCTCGCGCACAGCAACATCGCCTCGAACGTCGCGGCGATTCTGAAGATGTGGGTGCCGCGCGAGGATGATGTGCGGCTCACCTGGTTGCCGCTAAGTCATATTTTCGCGCGCACGTGCGACCTGTACACGTGGATCGCAGCGGGCGCGGTGTTGGCGCTGGCCGACAGCCCCGAAGCGGTGCCCGCCAACTGCCAGGAAGTGCATCCGACGCTGATCAACGGCGTGCCGTACTTCTTCGACAAGCTGCACCGCTTCCTCGTCTCGCAAGGCATGGCCGATAAGCCGGGCATGCTGCAGATGGTCCTGGGCGGCCGGATACGCTATTGCGGCTCGGGCGGCGCGGCGCTCGCGGATCACACGCATCTGTTCTTCAAGGAGCAGGGGGTCTTCATCTCGCAAGGCTACGGTCTCACCGAGACCTCGCCCACGATTTCGACCGGTCAGGAATCGGATACCAAGATCGGGACCGTCGGCCGATTGCTGCCCGGCGTCGAGGTGAAGATTTCCGACGAAGGCGAAATCTGCACCCGCGGCCCGCACGTGATGAAAGGTTACTGGAACCTGCCCGAGGCGACGGCCGAGGTGCTGAAGGATGGTTGGTTCCACACTGGCGACCTGGGCGAGATCGACGAGGACGGATACCTGAAGATCACGGGCCGCAAGAAGGAATTAATCGTCACGGCGGCGGGCAAGAACATCGCGCCGGTGAATCTCGAGGCGCTGCTCACGGCCGATCCGCTGATTGCCCAGGCGCTGGTCATCGGTGACGCGAAGAACTACCTGACGGCCTTGATCGTGGTGAATCCCGAGCCCTTGATGGCCGAAATCAAGGAACTGGAAATTCCCGTCAATTCCGTCGAGGAAGCGCTCACCAACCCGCAAGTGCGCGAGCTGTATGCCGGACGGATCGCACAGCGGCTGGCGGGCGTGTCGCATTACGAGCAGGTGCAGAAGTTTACGCTCATCGCCCGGCCGTTCTCGCCCGAGACCAATGAGCTGACGCTGACGTTGAAGCTTCGTCGGAAGGTGATCGAGGGAAATTACGCCCGTGAAATCGCGGAGATGTACGCTCCCGCCGGGGCGCACGCGGCGGCGCATTAGCCGTTGCGTCGGAGCGTTACTCTCCTTTACGGGGCTTGAAGTTGTGGCAACGTTCGGGGGTCATGATTACAATACACCGGCTGTGGCGGTCGGTTATCCTGGTTTCTCACTTATTTCGATGCCAGTTAGGCTTTTGCGAGCCGTAGGCCGGCCGCCATGCCAAAGGCGTTCCTAACGCGAGGGGAATGACGATGAACAGTCGTGCGGTGGATACAGAACCTGACGTGAAAAAGGGTGCGGGCACTAACGGCCACACGCCGGAGGCAGAGAAGGAATCGTTTGCCGAAGTCGCTTTGAAGCTCGGCGGTAAGAGCGCGGAAGAAGCACGCCGCATGGGCGCCGTCGACAAGGCCGACGACCAGGTCGAGGCCTTGTTCGCTCCGCAGTATCAAACCGTCAACAGCCCCGCCCACCGCGCGGTGTGGGATGCCCAGACCCCGATCAATGAATTCATTAGCACGCCGGCCCAGACCCCGCCGCACGTGCAAAAGGTGATGGACGATTCGCTGGCGGTGGTGCGCAAGCACTTCCAGGCCGGCACGCTACTGAACGAAACCAGGAAGGGAATCGCCAAGACGGTTCTCGACGAGCTCGGCTCGGTCGGTTACTGGGGCTTGCTCGTCGGTCGCGAATACGGCGGCTCGGGCGCTCCGTTCTCGTCGTTCGCTCCGTTCCTCACGAAGATGGCCACGGTCGACGGCACGATCGCCGGCATGGCCAGCGTTCACGGCTGCATCGGCGCGGTCGATCCGGTCCGCTCGTTCGGCAATCCCGAGCAGAAGAAAAAGTACCTGCCGCAGTTGGCCAGCGGCCAGCGACTGTCGGCGTTTGCCTTGACCGAACCGAACGCCGGCTCCGACTTGACGGCCCTCCGCACGACTGCCACGCGCGACGGAGACGATTACCTGATCAACGGCGAGAAGCTGTTCATCACCAACGTCACCTTCGGGCGCACGATCGGCCTGGTCTGTTTGCTGGACAAGAAGCCGGCCGTGTTCATCGCCGACCTCCCCGACCAGGAAAACGAGAACTTCCACTTCAAGCCCTACGGCCTGTACGCTTTGCGTTACGCGTCGAACCAGGGCTTCGTGATGAAGAACTTCCGCGTTCCCGCGGCCAACCTGCT contains the following coding sequences:
- the fadA gene encoding acetyl-CoA C-acyltransferase FadA yields the protein MKQAVVVDCVRTPIGRAHKEKGVFREIRSDDLAATVVKALVERTGIDPNEIEDVVMGNTQQQGEQGMDVARVVGLLAGLPLATGGTTVNRLCGSALQAINQASHAIVAGSEDVQIVGGLEHMHHIPMDKDIDLNPKLFTRTSKGAMMMGFTAEFLAQSQGISREEQDAFALRSHQLAAKAHANGEFRREIIPVWGRDEAGNRQLVEVDQCVRPDATAESLAALKPAFMPGMGTVTAGNSSPLNDGAAALLIMSDEKAKALGFKPLVKIVATAIVGVDPCVMGTGPVPATKKALKRAGMKLSDIDLVELNEAFASQALSCIRSLGLDQDKVNVRGGAIAIGHPLGASGARITTTLIRNMIDRNVNLGLATMCIGAGQGIATIFERV
- a CDS encoding AMP-dependent synthetase/ligase; the protein is MSIDAAPTIVALWADRAKASTDKTAMLVKRDGKYEPVTWQEIRKDVNRTAAALVNLGVEHGDRVVLVSRNRYEWIVCDLAILVAGGTHVPVHASLAGPQIAYQIVDSGAKVVIISGPDQAEKLADQASKFAKTTKFVALDPCPKPIGPFAVTLLSDLTAKVDDATAAKVEARGLEIVKPDDLATILYTSGTTGDPKGVMLAHSNIASNVAAILKMWVPREDDVRLTWLPLSHIFARTCDLYTWIAAGAVLALADSPEAVPANCQEVHPTLINGVPYFFDKLHRFLVSQGMADKPGMLQMVLGGRIRYCGSGGAALADHTHLFFKEQGVFISQGYGLTETSPTISTGQESDTKIGTVGRLLPGVEVKISDEGEICTRGPHVMKGYWNLPEATAEVLKDGWFHTGDLGEIDEDGYLKITGRKKELIVTAAGKNIAPVNLEALLTADPLIAQALVIGDAKNYLTALIVVNPEPLMAEIKELEIPVNSVEEALTNPQVRELYAGRIAQRLAGVSHYEQVQKFTLIARPFSPETNELTLTLKLRRKVIEGNYAREIAEMYAPAGAHAAAH
- a CDS encoding 3-hydroxyacyl-CoA dehydrogenase NAD-binding domain-containing protein, producing MPEASNIKLSMAEPDIAVLTFDAADKGANVLSRPVLEELERHLNELEKKKDLKGLILDSAKPGIFIFGADVREFVAAKNITRDQKIELSTRGRKLFQRLSHFPCVTVAAIDGGCFGGGAELSMWCDRRILSNSPKAQMGFPEVKLGIYPGWGGTARAPRLIGLSNAVEMVSSGENIDAKTAFQMGLVSDVVPSEKLREAAIKLIRAENQSQKYLDDRKRWDGPLPMDETELMFLGVTANAYIQQQTKGQYPAPIAALEVMIGSAGGDIEAASQAEAEGFADLFGSPINRSLLNIFFLTDRNKKETGVSNPNVKPKQIKSVGVFGAGIMGAGIAAASLKRDMAITITDAIAPALAGGVQKVLEEVSFSKATRGPDAQKMVKYAPLVNATTTDSEFGASDLVIEAIIEKPEAKQELYARIEPKLKDGAILASNTSAISITRLAEKLKHPERFCGIHFFNPVRQMPLVEVIRGAKTNDETIATAVAYAKSIGKSPIVVNDGPGFLVNRLLLPYMTEALELLREGVEIKAVEKAAKAFGMPMGPITLYDVVGLDTCYHAGKVMHEAFPTRVVESPILDAMVKAGRIGQKAGVGFFAYQGKKGHGTPDPTLADVIGPHVGKPQKLSDEQIIHRLFLPMILEATRILAEKKVAAPQDVDLGLIFGTGFPPFKGGLLFWADTIGLPKIVELLKPYASLGERYQPTPMLTELAAAGKGFYDLPS